A genomic segment from Gossypium arboreum isolate Shixiya-1 unplaced genomic scaffold, ASM2569848v2 Contig00520, whole genome shotgun sequence encodes:
- the LOC128289143 gene encoding protein TIC 214-like translates to MMILKSFIPGNLISLYMTIINSVVMVGLYYGFLTTLSIGPSYIFLLRARFMEEGEEGTEKRVSATTGFIAGQLMMFISIYYVPLHLALGKPHTITVLALLYLLFHFFWNNHKDFFDHRRPTRNSMRNLSIQCVFLNNLIIQLFNHFILPSSMLARLVNIYMFRCNNNMLFVTSSFVGWLIGHILLMKWVGLVLV, encoded by the coding sequence atgatgattttaaaatcttttatacCAGGGAATCTAATATCCTTATACATGACGATAATCAATTCGGTCGTTATGGTCGGACTCTATTATGGATTTCTGACCACACTATCCATAGGTCCCTCTTATATCTTCCTTCTACGAGCTCGGTTTATGGAAGAAGGAGAAGAAGGAACCGAGAAGAGAGTATCAGCAACAACTGGGTTTATTGCAGGCCAGCTCATGATGTTCATATCAATCTACTATGTACCTCTGCATTTAGCATTGGGTAAACCTCATACAATAACTGTCCTAGCTCTACTGTATCTTTTGTTTCATTTCTTCTGGAACAATCACAAAGACTTTTTTGATCATAGACGTCCTACCAGAAATTCAATGCGTAATCTTAGCATTCAATGTGTATTcctgaataatctcattattcaatTATTCAACCATTTCATTTTACCAAGTTCAATGTTAGCCAGATTAGTCAACATCTATATGTTTCGATGCAACAACAATATGTTATTTGTAACAAGTAGTTTTGTTGGTTGGTTAATTGGTCATATTTTATTGATGAAATGGGTTGGGTTGGTATTAGTCTGA